The Alcaligenes aquatilis genome contains the following window.
AATTGGTTTTCAGAATACTGAACTCTCCTTGTCAGGAGGTAAGGATTCAAGAGCTGTTTTGTCATTGGGAATTGACTCTATTTCTGATTTGGCAATTAGAACAAATCCGAGATTTGAGGATGGTGGCAGCTTTCAGTCTGATGTTATCGATCGTGATTTTGATATCGCGCTAGATATTGTTTCTCATTATGATCTTCAATGGGCTGGTTCTCGTTCTTTTCTGGTTGAGCCGATTGATTTTAATCAGGCATTGAATCACTATAGGTTTTTTAGGTCTTCTAATTATTTCCGTACTAATTTCAGTAGATACTGCACTTCGACTACCCATAATGGAAATTATGTCGAGTTAGTTGGAGGGTGTGGCGAGGTTTTAAGAGGGTTTTGGGCTGAGTATTTTAAAAAAATTAATTATGGTTCTAAGATTGAGTCAGAAAGATTAAATAAGCGGAAGTGCGGGTATTATGTTTTTTCGGCGCTGGTTAATAAACGGCCGGAGTTGAAGTCTTACTATGAAGACTCCATTTCTTGGTTTATGGACGAAATGGCGGGTATTGAGGGTGAGGATTTTTTTGATTCTATAGATAATCATTATTTTCTTCATAGAAATCGCTATCATTTTGGAAATTATAGAGATTCATGGAGGTCCGGTAAACTTCTTTATTACCCTCTTGGTAGAAAAGAGTTTTTCCAGGCATCAAAAATGATAGGCAGTGATTTAAAATCTCAAGGGAAGGTTGTTTTTGATATTATAGGGAATAATAAAATGGATTTACATAGGTTCCCTTATGAGTCTCCTTTTGGTTTTTCGTACGATACGCCTCCTGATGGTTTGGTGAAGATGTCGGAAAAAATTTCAAAAATAAGAAAAGATGATTTTTTAGAAAAGCTACAATTAAAAAAGGAACTAAATAAAGATATTTATAAGGAGCCTTCTTTTGATTTGAAGAAAAATTTGTCTAAGAAATTTAAAGAAAATATTGAGATCTGTAGATCTGATGATCGTTTAAGTGTTTTTCTGGATGGTTTTTTGGCTGGTTTTGATTCTGATTTGTGGACGGGTAAGGATATAAAGCTATTTACAAAAATTGATTCTCTGTCTCTAGTGGTTGGGGATGAGTCTGTTAATTACTCGATGCTGGATTTATAGCGAAGCAATTTTTTCTGTGAAAGATCTACGTTGTTTATTCTTAGTAGGGTGTAAATGACGCTGGCATAGTAAGAGGATTTTTTAAGGATTTCTTGACATTGAGTTGGGATCGTTATGCGTTCTTTACAGTAGATACTGAAGCCCTTTCGAGGCGCGCAGTGGATCAACATGTCCAACGCCTGGTCTGGGGCGAGCACCCCACCGGAACTGCTGGAATTCGTGAAATGTGCTCTATTGGCGATGAGTTCGGCGCCAAGCATGTGTTCTTTGTGGACTTATGCGCCACGCTTACACAGCAATCTGAGATGTTGGAAGCGGTTCGCTGGCTGGATCAACAAGGTCAGGATGTGCAGCTACATGCCCATCCTGAAACCTTGCCCAAGTCTTTCTGGGTGGACCACGGTTTGGACCATCGTCCAGCTTTAATGAATGAGTACAAAGACCAAGCCCGCGCCGAATTCGTCTTCCGACACTTCGGCAAGCTGATCTCTGACGTCACTGGCAAACCCATCCTTGCCCATCGCGCCGGTTCTTTCCGCTGGAATGCCCTCACAATCCGTGCCTTGCAGGCAGTCGGTATTCCCTTGTCGTTCAACCAGTCCATGCGGGCCGCCTTGTTGAAGCGCTGTCCAACAGGCCAGCCTGATTGCTTGCCTTACGCCTGGTCCAACGGCACGATTGAAGTCCCGGTAACAGAGCGCTTTAGCCCTGGTGTGTTGGATGCCAAACCGGACCGCTGGTCCAGTCTGACCTACCCGGAGTCTTCTTATTTTCAATATGGTTCACGGCCTACGACTTTCTGGAAGGATCCTCTGTGGTCTTTACCCAAAGTCTCGGTGGTGTTGATGCATTCTTGGTCTTTGCTGGATTTGGATGAAAATGGCCATTTCCAGTACACCAACGACCGTCTGCTGGAGGGCTACCGCCTGTTCTTGCAACGAGTTGTTAAGGACTACGACGTGATCACCACAGCAGATTTTTTGGATCTGCAGGCGCGGGGTAAAATCCGTCTTTCGCGAACAGTTAACTTAGAGCAGGTAGAAACACAGGTATGAGGGATCGCTACGCAATGATTACGGTCGATACAGAGGCACTGCCCAAGCGCGCCTCTGACGATCACGTTAATCGTCTGATCTGGGGGCGATTTCCAAGAGGTACGGCCGGGGTGGCCGAGATGTGCAAGATCGGTGACGAGTTCGGCGTCAAGCATGTGTTCTTTACGGACTTGTGCGGGGCTTACTCGCGTCTGGATGAGCTGAAAGAGGTTGTGCGCTGGCTGGATGAACAAGGCCAGGATGTGCAACTGCACACGCACCCGGAGTACTTGCCCGACAGCTTCTGGAAAGAGCATGGTTTGTCGAACCGTCCACAGTACATGAACCAGTACACCGAGCAGGCTCGTGCCGAGTTCGTGTTCAAGCACTTTGCGGGTTTGATGTCCGAGGTAACAGGCAAGCCGGTTCTAGCGCATCGTGCCGGGTCGTTTCGCTGGAACGCAGACACGATTCGTGCTTTGAAGGCAGTGGGTATTCCTTTGTCCTTCAACAATTCTGTATGCGCCGTGCATAACAATCAGTGCATTTATAGCAAACCCACGAACAAGCCTTTTACTTGGTCCAATGGCGTGATTGAGGTGCCTATGACCGAGAAACGGATTCTAGGTAAGGTAGGCAAGCCGGAGTGGTGGGCTCGCCTTACTTACCCAGAGTCCAGCTATTTCCGCTTCCGTCCCTGGTGGGGGCAGCTGCTGTTGAATACCCTTAGCGGCAACCCTTCCTTTGCTGTCTTTCTGCTGCACTCCTGGTCCTTGCTGTTCTGGGACGAGAACGGCTTGGGAGAATATCGTGACGATAGCCGCATGGAAGGCTATCGCAAGCTGCTGGCCCGTCTGACTAAAGATTATGACGTGATTACGACGGCAGAGTTTCTGGACTTGAAGGCTCGCGGAAAAATTGTTGTGCCTGATACGGTGGACTTGTCGCTGGCAGAGCTTCAAGCAGAACCGGATAATAAAATTCAGAAAAAGGCTTGAGGGAAATGCTCTTTAAGTTATGGCGTGGGCTGTTGCGTGAGCCTTGGATGGCTCTGAGCCGGCGTTTGACCTTGTTTACGGTGCGTCGGCAAACCCGGCGCGGTCAGCGCCGTGAGACACCTTATGAGCCTGTGCCAGGACGTGTGCTGTATGTGCCGGCTAGTGCCTTGCCGTATCACATCAGCGGCTACACCACCCGTACCCACGAGATTATCCGCGCCATGCAGGCGGCAGGTGGGGATATCTGTGTGCTGACACGCCCAGGTTATCCATGGGATCGTAAAGACAGATTGGTGGATGCCGAGCAAGATGAAACCCTGGTGGATGGGGTGCGATATGCGCATGCTCGCAATCCTTCCAACAAGCGCCCCGTGATGCAGTTCGCCATCGAAGCTGCCGCCTCCATCGCCCAGGAAGCCATCAAGCAGCGCGTCGCCGTCATCCATGCTGCTTCTAACCACGTCAATGCCTTGCCGGCCTTGATTGCTGCGCGTCAGTTGGGCATTCCGTTTCAATATGAAATGCGTGGCTTATGGGAGTTGAGCCGGGCCTCCCGTATGCCGGAGTTCCGGGACTCTCAAGGTTTCAAGCAGGGGCTGGAGCTGGAAGGTCTGGTTGCCAGCCAGGCAGATCGTTTGTTTGTGATTTCCGAGCAGTTGGGCCAATACGCTTGCGAGCACTGGAACGTGGATCCTGCACGTATGGGGCTGATGCCCAATTGCGTGGACCCCTCGCGTTTTATTCCTGGCGATGCCCAGGATGTGCAGCCCAATACCATTGTCTACGCTGGTTCCCTGATTGTTTATGAGGGGCTGGATGTTTTGATCGACGCTGTGGCGGACCTGGTGGGCCGTGGCAAGGATGTAACCCTGACCATTATTGGAGATGGGGAGGCGCGCGCGCAGTTGCAGGCCCAGGTACAAAGTCTGGGTATGGAACAGCACGTGCTGTTTGCTGGTCGGGTCTCGCCTGAAGAGGCCCGTGCTTTGCAGGCCAAGGCTGCATTGGTATGTATTCCTCGTCGTCCTTTTGAAGTGTGTCGCATTGTGCCGCCCATCAAGTTGGTCGAGGCGATGGCGATGGGCAAGCCTGTTCTGGTGCCGGATTTGCCGGTGTTCAAGGATGAGGTTGGGTCGTGCCGTTCGGTACGCTTTTTTAAAGCAGGTGATGTGCAGGACTTGGCCCGTGTGCTGGATGAGGCGTTTCAGGTGGGGCCGGAGGTCTTGGCGCAGGACGGTGCCTTGGCACGTGAAGAAGCCTCGCAGCGCCGTAGTTGGGCGGACTTTGTGGTGCATGCTTTGCCGGTCGGGACTCACTCATGATTGGCCGCGCAATCCGGGCTTTGGGTGCTCGCATTTATACGCACCCCACCGTCAGCGAAGACGGCAAGCCTACAGGGCAGTTTGGGCGACTGAAAGTGGCCTTGGTCTCGGACTACTTCACGGCAGATTGCCTGTCAGCCGAATGCTCTATCCGTATTCTGAACCCGCGCAATTATGAGGAGGTCATCTCCTCCTGGAAGCCGGATCTGCTCTTTGTGGAGTCCGTGTTTCATGGCTTGGGTGGCGCGTGGCGTTACGAGCTGGCCAAGCAGTCGCGACTGATTCGTTTGCGTACGCCTCGCACGATTTACAAGCTGGTGCAGTTTGCTAAAGATCAGGGCGTGCCCACGGTGTTCTGGAACAAGGACGACGGGGCGTATTTTGAACACTTCATTGATGTAGCCAAGGCTTTTGATTATGTGTTCACCACCGATAGCGATTGCCTGCCGCGCTATCGCGCCCGCCTGAATCCTGATGTGCCCGTGAACACCTTGAGTATGCCGTATCAGCCTGCGTTTCATCATTTCACGGGCTTTGGGTTTACGCGCAAGGAAGGGTGTTTTACAGGCAGTTATTACCGCCGTATCCTGAGTGAACGTCGCCGTTTTCTGGACATGATTTTCGGGGCCTGTGAGGATGCTCAAATGCATCTGAATGCCTATGACAGAAATCACGACAGGCTGTCTCGGCATCTTGAGTTCCGCTTTCCTCGCTCGACGCATTTACAGGTGCATAGCCAGGTGCCGCACCGTGAGACCGGGCGTATCTACAAAGAGCATGTAATGTGTCTGAACGTGAATTCGGTCACGGACTCCGACACCATGTGCTCACGCCGCTTGCTGGAAATTCTGGCCAGCGGAGGTATTGCAGTGACTAACCCCGGTCGGGCGGTGGATCGTTATTTTCGTGATTTCTGCCACGTGGTGCATTCCCGTGAGCAGGCCAGTGAATTGTTTTCTCGTCTGCGCCAAGGCCCCTCTGCACAGGACTGCGAGCGTGCGGCGGCGGGGGCGGCTTATGTACGCCAGTTCCACACTTGGGAGCATCGCCTCCAGGAGTTGGCTGATGTGGTCGGCTTCTAGGGTGCGCTTGTTTCCATGATTGTGAGCATTTTTGCGTACCTGATTCAGGCGCTGTTCTTGCTGGTTGTCGGGGCCTTTGCCCTGTACGTAGTCTTGGAGCTACGGGTACTGTTGATCTCGCGCCGGGTGGAACGACGCAAGCTAAGTGAGCTGGTGCAAACGTCTGCGTCCGTGCAGCAAGACTGGTATCCCAAGGTCAGTGTTCTACTACCGATTTATAACGAGGCTGCCGTTGTCGAGCGTCTGATCGATGCGGCTTGTCGTCTGGATTACCCGGTATCTGCGCTGGAAATTCTGGTGCTGGACGACTCAACAGATAAGACGGCGCTGTTGGCCCAAAACAAGGTGAATCAACTGGCCAGTCAGGGTGTGCCGATTCGCCGCATTCAGCGTGCTGATCGTACGGGCTATAAGGCCGGGAATCTGGTGCATGGCATTCAGCATTCCCAGGGCGAGTTTTTTGCGATCTTCGATGCAGATTTTTTGCCGCCCGCTGATTTTTTGCAAAGAACCATTCCGCCTTTCAAGGACGCGAAGCTGGGTTTTTTGCAGACAGGTATTGGTTATGAAAACCGCGACCATTCTTTCCTGACCCGCTTTCAGGCCATGGAAATGGGCCACCAGCAATATGTGACGGTGGGGCTGAGTGAAGACGGGGATATGGCCTCTTTAAGTGGCAGCTCCTGTGTCTGGCGGCGCGCTTGCGTGGAGGCACTGGGCGGCTGGAATGCCTCCACCATTACCGAGGACGTGGACCTGGGTTATCGGGCCCAGTTTGGGGATTGGAAGTACGCCTATCTGCGCGATGTGGTGTCCATGTCCACCTTGCCCGAGAACATCAGCGCCTTCCGTGTGCAGCGGGAGCGTTGGGGGCGAGGGCTGATACACAGCGCCTTCAAGCACCTGGGCCAGATGTGGCAGCAGGATATGCCCTTGATGAAGCGCATGCATGCCTTCTCCATGATGTTTTCATCGGTCATGCTGGCGTCTATTTACGCCTTGATTTTGTTAAGCCTGCCGCTGAATTATTTGCTGGATTTCGACCATGTGGTCTTGCTGTGGGGCGCACCGCTGTTCTTCTTGCTGGTCGCTGTCTGGGCCTTGAATAATGCCTTTGGGGCTCGCAAGGGCGCGCGTTTCGATGACAGGCCGGGTGTATTGGGCACTCTGTGGCATACCTACTTGTATGTCGCCATGTTCCCGCCCATGGCTTGGTATTATTTTGTCGGTGGCGTCCGAGCCGCCTTCAAGGTCTACGGGGAATTTAACCGCACGCCCAAAGGCGAGGGCGAGAAGGCAGCAAGACAGCCCCGCATCAATCTGTATTTGCTGATTGGTGAAGTGTTCACCTTCCTGTATTCCGCATTGGCTCTGTATGTGGCCATACGTATGGGCAACTACTTGTTGGTTCCCTTGAATGCGACGGTGTGTGTCGGTTTTGGCATGGTTTTGTACTGGTCCTTTCAAGAAAGGAGAGCGCGTGGGCGTAGCTGAACCCGCAGGGCAGGAGCGAATTCTGATTACCGGAGCTACCAGTGCTATTGGTGGCGAGCTGGCGCTTCACTATGCCAAGCCCGGTACAGAGCTGACTTTGCATGGTCGCAATGCTGCGATTCTGGAGCCTTTGGCCGAGCGCTGCCGGCTAGCGGGCGCGCAGGTAAAGACGTATCAGTTGGATTTGCGTGATCTGGATGCCTTGCATGCCTGCTTGTCGCAATGTGCCGCGTTTGATCTTGTCATCGTGAATGCGGGCATGAATATTCATGTTGGCCCCAATGGCGAGCCGGAGGCCTGGGAAGATACCGAGCTGCTGCTGGATATCAATGTGAAGGCTTCGCTGCGAGTCGTGCAATCGGTGCTGCCTGCCATGCGGGCGAGAGGGCGCGGACAGATCGCTTTGATGAGTTCCTTGGCGGCCTATTTTGGTTTGCCAACGACACCGTCCTATAGCGCCAGCAAGGCAGCTGTCAAAGCCTATGGCGAAGGCCTGCGTGGCTGGTTGGCGCCGGAGGGGATCAAGGTCAATGTGGTGATGCCAGGCTACGTTAGCTCGCCCATGTGCGATGCCATGCCGGGCCCTAAACCGTTCTTGTGGACTCCGAACAAAGCGGCTCGTCGTATTGCCCGTGGTCTCAAAGCCAATAAAGCGCGCATCAGCTTTCCGTTTCCATTGAATCTGGGTTGCTGGTTTCTGGCCGTGCTGCCCGCTCGGGTGTCCGTCTTTATTCTGAGCAAGATCGGTTATGACGCTTGAGCCGGGATTCTGGACTGCAATCCTGGCTGCGTTGTCGGGGCTGGCTCTGACAGTGGGGCTGGAGCGCTTTTTGCAAACGGCAGCCCGCTGGCGTCGTCCTGCAGCGGCCTGGGCTTTGCATATGGGGCTGTATGGCCTGGCGTATGTCGTACTGGTTTTTGTGCTGGGGCGGCCTATCTTTGCCACGGCCTTGCTGTGCGCGTTTTTCCTGCTGCTGGTTGTGGTCAGCAATGCCAAGTTCAAGGCATTGCGTGAAGCCTTTGTGTTTCAGGATTACGAATATTTTACGGATGCGATCCGTCACCCTCGGCTTTATATTCCTTTTCTGGGATGGGGCAAATTCTTTTTGGCGGCAGCGGGTTTTATTGCTGCCCTGACGATTGGTTTATGGCTGGAAGCCGTGCCCGCCTTGCGGGCGGCCTGGACAGGGCAATGGGGCGCCTTGGCGTTGCTTGCTGCGCTTAGCCTGGGTTTGTTGCTGTGGGGCAATAGGGCGCGTTTGATGGTGCAGATTGCACCGGAGCAGGACGTGCAAGCCCTGGGGCTGTTAGCCAGCTTCTGGCGTTATTGGCAGCAAGGCCGAGAACGTCCAAGTTTGTCTTCCCCTTTTGAAAATGCAGCTCCGAAGACTACGTCTGTTCTGACCAGTGCTGATGCTTTGGCTGATCTGCCTCATCTGGTTTCCGTGCAAAGCGAGTCTTTCTTTGATGCCCGGCGAATTTCTGACAGGATTCGGCCAGAGATTCTGGCGGAGTTTGATCGCTTCAAATCCGAAGCAGTTGCCAGCGGATATCTGCAGGTTCCCGCCTGGGGAGCCAACACGGTGCGCTCGGAGTTTTCCTTCTTAAGCGGTATAGAAAACCGTGCGTTGGGTGTGCACCGCTTTAATCCTTATCGCGCAGTATGCGCGGGATGGTCCGTGGCGACTTTGGCTTCCTGGTTGAAGCAGCAGGGTTACCGCACGATCTGCATTCACCCTTATCCCGCCAGCTTTTACCAACGCCATCGCGTGTTTCCACTATTTGGCTTTGACGAGTTTCTGGACATCAAGGCCTTTGCCGATGTAGAGCGTACAGGCCCTTATATCGGCGATCTGGCGGTGGCGGAGAAAGTTGCCAGTGTGCTGGAGCAGGCCACAGGGCCGGTATTCATTCACGTGATTACGATGGAGAACCACGGGCCTTTGCACTTGGAAAAAGTTGCAGCGGGGGATATCCAGGCCTTGTATCAGCAAGCCCCCCCGCCAGGCTGCGAGGATCTGACGATTTACTTGCGTCATATCCGTAATGCTGATGCCATGCTGACCCGTCTGCGCGGGGCCTTGAGCTCTTCAGATAGGCCAACCAGCCTGTGCTGGTATGGTGACCACGTTCCCATCATGCCCTCGGTCTACGCAGCTCTGGGGACGCCGTGTGGGGATGTGGATTACTTTATCTGGAACTCCACTGGAGGTCAGACAAAAACGCCGCATCGGGATGCGGCGATTCATGACCTGGCGCGGGAGTGGATGTGCTCAAGTGGGGTGATGTTTAGGCAAGCGTTGTAAGCGCCGGCCTGGATTCAAGCTTTGAAAACGTCTATCCAATGCCGAGTAGACGCATCATGCTCAGCAGAGGTTTCTTTCTCTCCCGACAGTTCCTGCAAAATCCCGTTCGCCAATACTTTCCCGTACTCCACCCCCCATTGGTCAAAGGGGTTGATCCCCCAGATCAAGGCCTGCACAAAAATCTTGTGCTCATACAAGGCCAGCAGGGCGCCTAGCGAGAAGGGATTCAGGCGGGGCAATACGATCAGCGTGTTGGGGCGTCCGCCCGAGTGCACGCGGTGGTGGGCCAGTTTGGATGCCTGTTCGCCCAGACCTTGTTTTTCGCATTCGGCCAAGGCTTGCTCATAGGTCTTGCCGCGCATCAGGGCTTCGCGTTGGGCCAGGCAGTTCGCCAGCAGCAGATTATGGTGCTCGGCCTGATTGTGATCCGCCTGCTGGCACACAATAAAGTCCACTGGAGCGCCATCGCTGCCTTGGTGCAGCCATTGGTAGAAGGTGTGTTGTGCGTCTGTTCCAGCCAGCCCCCAGACGGCGGCGCCGGTGGCTAAGCCAACGGGTTCGCCACTGGTGGTGACGGACTTGCCCAGAGACTCCATATCCAGTTGCTGTATATAGGGGACCAGGTTGCCCAGGCGGAAATCGTAGGGCGAGATATTCAATGAGCCATAGCCCAGCACACTTCGATTGACCACGCCGGCCAGTGCCATTTGTACGGGCACGTTGGTGGCGATGGGGGTTTCCTGAAAGTGTTGGTCCATCGCGGCAGCGCCGGACAGCATGCCAGCGACGACATCACTGCTGACGGCCAGGGCAGTGGTCAGGCTGACGGCAGACCATAGGGAAAAGCGGCCACCGACCCAATCCCAGAACTGGAAGATTTGTTTTTGTGGCACGCCCCAGTTGGAGGCAGTGTCAGGGCGGGCGGTGACGGCAACGATTTGCTCGTAGGGGTTGGCAACGCCAGCGGCTTGCAGCCATTCCAGGGCGCGCTGGCCGTTTTTGAGGGTTTCGGTTGTGGTGAAGGATTTGGAGGCGATCACGATCAAGGTGTCGTGAGGGTCCATGCCGGACAAGGCATGCTCCAGCGCATGGCCGTCGATGTTGGCCAGAAAGCGTACATTGCGCCAGCTGTGGCGATAGCCAAAGGCTGCCAGGGACAGGCGCACGCCCCAGTCGCTGCCACCAATACCAATATGAATGATGTTGCGCCAGCGGCGCTCGGAATCCGCTACGCGCACGAATTCGTTCATGCGCTCGCGTTCCTTGGCGACTTCCGCCGTGGGGGCGGGCGCACGCAGGGCGCTGTGCCAGGCGGCACGTTGTTCTGTGCTGTTGACGATGCCGCCGTTAAGCAGTTGTTGACGTGCCGTGTCGAAGTGGCGAGCCGCCAAAAGGGCGGCTCCTGCCGTCTGTAATTCTGGTGAATGCCGCTGTCCACTCAAGTCTACTTGCAGGCCTGCGGCCTTCAGGCAATGCAGGTCCAGCGCGTAATGGTCGGACCGGCGTGCTGCCTCGCAAAAACCGGCCCATTCTGGCAGACCGGGTAAAGGGGCAGCACAGGGAAGGTTTGGAGAGTTCACGGACATGGAGATTTAGCCTGCAGTAGACGAAACCGCCATTGTACGAGGCTTTATCGGGCTTGAGCGTCTGCCGGTAAGCGGGTTTGTCTTGGTGTTTACGAGTGCAGGGCGACCAGTTGATTCCCATCGTAGGGCAGTACCCATGCCCGTAAACTGGGGTCGCTTGCCAGAACCCGCGTAATCTCTTGTGGCGACATCCAGGAGAAGGCCGTGGACAGGGCGTCGGCAATGGTGGCATTTCTCGCTACGACAGAGACACTGCGATACAAAGGTCGGGCCTGACCATTGGCAGGGTTGAGCAGATGAGTAACAGTGCCATCGCGGCTAAGTGCCGTGCCTGATCCAGACGAGGTGCTGACCGCCTGATTGTGCACATCCAGTCGCAACAAGCTGACAGGCTCTGTTTGATCGCCTGCCAGGCCGACGCGCCAGGGACGATTACCCGGAGCCATACCCAGGCCACGTATCTCGCCCATATCAACCAGGGCGTGTTCCAGGCCTGCCTGCTTCAACTGCTCGGTGATGCGATCGGTAATGTAGCCTTGGGCAATCCCGTTCAGCGTCAAGGCCATGCCAGGACGTTGTAGTTCAATAGTGTCGTCTTGAATGTGAATGGCTTGGTGGTCAACCTGCTGCAGCGTTTGCTTGATCTGGGCAGCGTCGGGAATGGAAGCCGTGTCGCTGCGTTGAGCCGCTTGGCTATACAGATCCCAAAGCACCTGCACGGTCGGGTCAAAGGCCCCATCCGTGAGTTCACTAATGCGCTTTGACTCCAGCAGCAGTCGTGTCAGATCACCGGGAGCGTGCTTCAGATAGCCGTCGCGGTTCAAGCGGCGCAAGGCGCTGTCCTTTTGATACAGGCTGAAGATTCGCTCCAGACGTTGGACTTCGGACAGGGCCTGGTCTATCAGCAACTGTGCAAACGCGGGGTCGGGGTGATGGATATGCAGTTGTGCGTCCGCACCCAAGGCCACCCCTTGCCAGGAACTGAGCGGGGTAGTGGCCGCTTGCATCGCTTTGGCGGCCCATGGCACACCAGTCAGGGCGCTGGTCGTGGCTACAATGCCGATAAAACGACGACGGGAAACAGGAGTAGAAGTCATGGCAAGTACCTGGGATCAGGAAGATAAGCGTTTCAGGGCAGTGTGACCGCACCAAAGATGTAGTTCTCCGGCATGTCGGCAAAGCGAACCAGTTGGCCGCCATGTTGTTGCTGGAAGTCCTTGGCGGCCTGCTCCTGGCTAAAGGGCAGGGCATCGATAGTGCCCATGCCGCCGGTATAGCGGCTGTAGATCAGATACCAGGCCTCTTGTGCCGGTATCCAGGCTTGTTCGGGAAACAGGCCGTCCTGATCGCGCTGGGCCATGTCCTGGACATAGGTGGCGGCA
Protein-coding sequences here:
- a CDS encoding FAD:protein FMN transferase codes for the protein MTSTPVSRRRFIGIVATTSALTGVPWAAKAMQAATTPLSSWQGVALGADAQLHIHHPDPAFAQLLIDQALSEVQRLERIFSLYQKDSALRRLNRDGYLKHAPGDLTRLLLESKRISELTDGAFDPTVQVLWDLYSQAAQRSDTASIPDAAQIKQTLQQVDHQAIHIQDDTIELQRPGMALTLNGIAQGYITDRITEQLKQAGLEHALVDMGEIRGLGMAPGNRPWRVGLAGDQTEPVSLLRLDVHNQAVSTSSGSGTALSRDGTVTHLLNPANGQARPLYRSVSVVARNATIADALSTAFSWMSPQEITRVLASDPSLRAWVLPYDGNQLVALHS